The Dehalococcoidia bacterium genome has a segment encoding these proteins:
- the murA gene encoding UDP-N-acetylglucosamine 1-carboxyvinyltransferase translates to MKPAGNESDNRLRIEGGRRLEGAVRVSGAKNASLPMMAAALLSADACTLENVPAIDDTVVMAMILRHLGATVARDPELPDVYRLSGQGVRNTTAPSRLVTSLRASFLVMGALLGRFGEAACAAPGGDVIGQRPLDVHLAGFATLGARISREGDKFVARAPALRGARVFMDYPSVLGTENILLAAVLARGHTRIVNAAAEPEIVSLAEMLNKMGARIEGAGSHTIEVEGVEALGGTHHRVIPDRIEAGTFALAAALTQGDVAIEDAVPCHLEALTSKLCEMGVHVEEQACGLRVAHCGRLKATHVQAVPYPGLATDLQAPLAVLLTQAEGVSFVHERVYDNRFLYLGELRKFGAELVQAGTTAVISGPSPLVGASVRALDVRAGAALVLAGLAAQGETEISDVFHLDRGYENFDGKLTNLGANVQRV, encoded by the coding sequence ATGAAACCTGCGGGCAACGAGAGCGACAACCGCCTACGGATCGAAGGCGGCCGCAGGCTCGAAGGAGCGGTGCGCGTCAGTGGGGCCAAGAACGCCTCGCTGCCGATGATGGCCGCGGCCCTGCTCTCCGCCGATGCATGCACGCTGGAAAACGTGCCCGCGATCGACGACACCGTCGTCATGGCCATGATCCTGCGCCACCTCGGCGCCACGGTAGCGCGTGACCCCGAGCTGCCCGATGTCTACCGGCTCAGCGGTCAGGGCGTGCGCAACACCACGGCGCCGAGCCGGCTGGTGACCTCGCTGCGGGCCAGCTTCCTGGTGATGGGCGCCCTGCTCGGCCGCTTCGGCGAGGCGGCCTGCGCGGCGCCCGGCGGTGACGTGATCGGCCAGCGCCCGCTCGATGTGCATCTCGCCGGCTTCGCCACGCTGGGCGCCCGCATCTCGCGCGAGGGCGACAAGTTCGTGGCGCGGGCGCCGGCGCTGCGCGGGGCGCGCGTCTTCATGGACTACCCCAGCGTGCTGGGCACGGAGAACATCCTGCTGGCCGCTGTGCTGGCGCGCGGGCACACGCGCATCGTCAACGCCGCCGCCGAGCCGGAGATCGTCTCGCTGGCCGAGATGCTGAACAAGATGGGGGCGCGCATCGAGGGCGCCGGCTCGCACACGATCGAGGTCGAGGGCGTGGAGGCGCTGGGCGGCACGCATCACCGCGTCATCCCCGACCGCATCGAGGCGGGCACCTTCGCACTGGCCGCGGCGCTGACTCAGGGCGACGTGGCGATCGAGGATGCCGTGCCCTGCCACCTGGAGGCGCTGACCAGCAAGCTGTGCGAGATGGGCGTGCACGTCGAGGAGCAGGCGTGCGGCCTGCGTGTGGCGCACTGCGGCCGCCTGAAGGCGACGCACGTGCAGGCCGTGCCCTATCCCGGCCTGGCAACCGACCTGCAGGCGCCGCTCGCCGTGCTGCTCACGCAGGCGGAAGGGGTGAGCTTCGTGCACGAGCGCGTCTACGACAACCGCTTTCTCTACCTGGGCGAGCTGCGCAAGTTCGGCGCCGAGCTGGTGCAGGCCGGCACCACGGCCGTGATCAGCGGGCCGTCGCCGCTGGTCGGCGCCTCGGTGCGGGCGCTGGACGTGCGCGCCGGCGCGGCGCTGGTGCTCGCCGGCCTGGCCGCGCAGGGCGAGACGGAGATCAGCGATGTCTTTCACCTGGACCGCGGCTACGAAAACTTCGACGGGAAACTGACGAACCTCGGCGCCAACGTTCAGCGCGTCTGA
- a CDS encoding oxidoreductase, translating into MAREAGGQPACAISPPEPGLTPRQLIARAVSLRPMLRAQQAACEAAGRILPETHRAFVEGGFYRTLQPRRFGGYEFALPVFAETMIEITRGCPSSGWVLAFTAGHPHVLAKFPEQAQIEAYGDDGDFRAPFVGSPGSAEPAEGGLRINGAWDYATGCDVATHFMATVARRGADAAAPPETLSALIDREDFTIVENWEMLGMRGTGSHRVVVTDRVIPLYRTARSERALPTAEAPRSAVRIHDNPLYASPSGNVLMAEIAAVAIGTGLCALDSYEWLLRERTTRGPSPVRRAESAEFQRHFGQAQALLNTARAALLGCTQEYMAFCRQAVEEEAPFSLERSQGIVLVEQQCTRLAGEAVDLLLHTAGSSAARPGTVLERCFRDMATLRTHISLQFDTLFEAFARTHLGIGSR; encoded by the coding sequence ATGGCGCGTGAGGCGGGCGGGCAGCCTGCCTGCGCGATTTCGCCGCCGGAGCCGGGGCTCACACCGCGGCAGCTGATCGCCCGCGCCGTATCGCTGCGGCCCATGCTGCGGGCGCAGCAGGCCGCGTGCGAGGCGGCGGGGCGCATTCTGCCGGAAACGCATCGCGCCTTCGTGGAGGGCGGCTTCTACCGCACGCTGCAGCCGCGGCGCTTCGGCGGCTACGAGTTTGCGCTGCCGGTCTTCGCCGAGACGATGATCGAGATCACGCGCGGCTGCCCGTCGAGCGGCTGGGTGCTGGCGTTTACGGCCGGACATCCGCACGTTTTGGCGAAGTTCCCGGAGCAGGCGCAGATCGAAGCCTATGGCGACGACGGCGATTTCCGCGCGCCGTTCGTCGGCTCGCCGGGCAGCGCCGAGCCGGCGGAAGGCGGGCTGCGCATCAACGGCGCCTGGGATTACGCCACCGGCTGCGACGTAGCCACGCACTTTATGGCCACTGTCGCCCGACGCGGCGCCGATGCCGCCGCTCCGCCGGAGACGCTGAGCGCGCTGATCGACCGCGAGGACTTCACGATCGTCGAGAACTGGGAGATGCTGGGCATGCGCGGCACCGGCTCGCACCGCGTGGTGGTGACGGACCGGGTGATCCCGCTCTACCGCACGGCGCGGTCGGAGCGGGCGCTGCCCACCGCCGAGGCGCCACGGTCCGCCGTGCGCATCCATGACAACCCGCTCTACGCCAGCCCCAGCGGCAACGTGCTGATGGCCGAGATCGCGGCGGTAGCGATCGGCACCGGCCTCTGCGCCCTGGACAGCTACGAATGGTTGCTGCGCGAGCGCACCACGCGCGGCCCCTCGCCGGTGCGACGCGCGGAGAGCGCGGAGTTCCAGCGGCACTTCGGGCAGGCGCAGGCCCTGCTCAACACGGCCCGCGCCGCGCTGCTCGGCTGCACGCAGGAGTACATGGCGTTTTGCCGGCAGGCGGTGGAGGAGGAGGCGCCGTTCTCGCTGGAGCGTAGCCAGGGCATCGTGCTGGTCGAGCAGCAGTGCACGCGGCTGGCGGGCGAGGCGGTGGATCTGCTGCTGCACACGGCGGGCTCGTCCGCGGCGCGGCCGGGCACGGTGCTGGAGCGCTGCTTCCGCGACATGGCGACGCTGCGTACGCACATCAGCCTGCAGTTCGACACGCTGTTCGAGGCGTTCGCGCGCACGCACCTGGGCATAGGAAGCAGATAG
- a CDS encoding rod shape-determining protein, which produces MFAKKVGIDLGTANVLVYVKGRGIVVDEPAVVALGVRDNNLVGVGEEARSMLGRVPNSISVVRPMRDGVIADYLITEAMLRHYVQQVMGKFNFIKPEVMICVPAGVTSVEQRAVRDAAEQAGARRPAHLIPEPLAAAIGARIPVGSPSGHMVVNIGAGRTEAAVVSMYGLVVTESVRSAGDRLDDMITQYIRRRHNVVLGDRTAEEVKIAVGSALPVEEDLACSVRGRDLITGLPKTITITSTEITGAIQEGLALVVQCVRSVLERTPPELASDVIDHGIVLTGGGALLRHLDDLITQETGVPCLVADEPMHCVAIGAGIALEYFELIKRNLPTEEEGLLGYSA; this is translated from the coding sequence ATGTTTGCAAAAAAAGTGGGCATCGACCTGGGCACGGCCAACGTGCTCGTCTACGTCAAGGGCCGCGGCATCGTCGTGGACGAGCCCGCGGTGGTGGCGCTCGGCGTGCGCGACAACAACCTCGTCGGCGTGGGCGAGGAGGCGCGCAGCATGCTGGGCCGCGTGCCCAACAGCATCTCCGTCGTGCGGCCGATGCGCGACGGCGTGATCGCCGACTACCTGATCACCGAGGCGATGCTGCGCCACTACGTGCAGCAGGTGATGGGCAAGTTCAACTTCATCAAGCCGGAAGTGATGATCTGCGTGCCCGCCGGCGTCACCAGCGTGGAGCAGCGCGCCGTGCGCGACGCCGCCGAGCAGGCCGGCGCCCGCCGCCCGGCGCACCTGATCCCCGAACCGCTGGCCGCGGCGATCGGCGCCCGCATCCCCGTCGGCTCGCCCAGCGGCCATATGGTCGTCAACATCGGCGCCGGGCGCACGGAGGCCGCGGTCGTCTCGATGTACGGCCTCGTCGTCACCGAGTCCGTGCGCTCGGCCGGCGACCGGCTGGACGACATGATCACCCAATACATCCGCCGCCGCCACAACGTGGTGCTGGGCGACCGCACGGCGGAAGAGGTGAAGATCGCCGTGGGCAGCGCCCTGCCGGTGGAGGAGGACCTCGCCTGCAGCGTGCGCGGCCGCGACCTGATCACCGGCCTGCCCAAGACGATCACGATCACCTCGACCGAGATCACCGGCGCCATTCAAGAGGGACTGGCGCTCGTGGTGCAGTGCGTGCGCTCCGTGCTGGAACGGACGCCGCCGGAGCTGGCGTCGGACGTGATCGACCACGGCATCGTGCTCACCGGCGGCGGCGCCCTGCTGCGCCACCTGGACGACCTGATCACGCAGGAAACCGGCGTGCCCTGCCTGGTGGCCGACGAGCCGATGCACTGCGTGGCGATCGGCGCCGGCATCGCGCTGGAATACTTCGAGCTGATCAAGCGCAACCTGCCGACGGAAGAAGAGGGCCTGCTGGGCTATTCGGCCTGA